The Deinococcus koreensis genome window below encodes:
- a CDS encoding protein kinase domain-containing protein — MHCPVCASPIQPSDTVCRTCGAPLSSAAATASVALPAGCTLAGGQYVLSRVLGRGGFGITYDAQDVKQNLRVAVKELFVDGSQRSVARVVPPGSLSTAEFQETKKRFLDEARVLARFNDPGIVRVLNYFEENGTAYLVMEFLEGETLGGAIEKRGPVPPAVVLEIARSVSRTLEIVHGAGLLHRDIKPDNIFLHRAGRVVLIDFGSVRAFAPGKTVSHTRLVTPGYAPLEQYGNSARYGPYTDIYSLGATLHHALTGLMPPPATDLMLGTALPQLPPGTPVPLRRAVEKSMALRVEERPQSAHGLLELMGVGLAASAPAAQPGSSQPVPSQPAARPAARAQPPTPPPPAPQPVPQPRPQSGPQSGPQPAPQPQPAPQRAPAPRPAPPPARPAPAPAPTPRPAPAPPPKPQAQPTPRPVPAPSPPPQAAPRPVPVPGHAPAPGPRPLTRTLLVALCVGLGAVLGFAQLPLLLPAIQQLGTPGVVVAAVLGAAAGFAVGRLAWWSLPLVLPLGAGAGAFLYAQQAGLHWPTVSALGVMAAVLSIFFMRLIRRL; from the coding sequence TCCAGCCGTCCGATACGGTGTGCCGCACCTGCGGGGCGCCGCTGTCGTCGGCCGCCGCGACCGCCTCGGTGGCGCTGCCGGCGGGCTGCACGCTGGCCGGCGGGCAGTACGTGCTGAGCCGGGTGCTGGGGCGCGGCGGCTTCGGCATCACCTACGACGCGCAGGACGTGAAACAGAATCTGCGCGTGGCGGTCAAGGAGCTGTTCGTGGACGGCTCGCAGCGCAGCGTGGCGCGGGTCGTCCCGCCCGGCAGCCTGAGCACGGCCGAGTTCCAGGAAACGAAAAAGCGCTTTCTGGACGAAGCCAGGGTGCTGGCCCGCTTCAACGACCCGGGCATCGTGCGCGTGCTGAACTACTTCGAGGAAAACGGCACCGCGTATCTGGTGATGGAATTCCTGGAAGGCGAGACGCTGGGGGGCGCCATCGAGAAGCGCGGCCCGGTGCCCCCGGCGGTTGTGCTGGAGATCGCCCGCTCGGTGTCGCGCACGCTGGAGATCGTGCACGGCGCCGGTCTGCTGCACCGCGACATCAAACCCGACAACATCTTCCTGCACCGGGCGGGGCGCGTGGTGCTGATCGACTTCGGTTCGGTGCGGGCCTTCGCGCCGGGCAAGACCGTGAGCCACACGCGGCTGGTCACGCCGGGCTACGCGCCGCTGGAGCAGTACGGCAACTCGGCGCGCTACGGGCCCTACACCGACATCTATTCGCTGGGCGCCACCCTGCACCACGCCCTGACTGGCCTCATGCCGCCCCCCGCCACCGACCTGATGCTGGGCACCGCGCTGCCCCAGTTGCCGCCCGGCACGCCCGTGCCCCTGCGCCGCGCGGTCGAGAAGTCGATGGCCCTGCGGGTCGAGGAGCGGCCGCAAAGTGCCCACGGGCTGCTGGAGCTGATGGGCGTGGGGCTCGCCGCGAGTGCCCCCGCCGCTCAGCCTGGGTCTAGCCAGCCCGTGCCCAGCCAGCCGGCCGCCAGACCGGCCGCGCGTGCCCAGCCCCCCACCCCACCGCCCCCCGCACCACAGCCCGTCCCCCAGCCGAGGCCGCAATCCGGGCCGCAGTCCGGGCCCCAGCCCGCTCCACAGCCGCAGCCGGCGCCGCAGAGGGCGCCCGCACCGCGCCCGGCGCCGCCCCCTGCGCGTCCCGCCCCGGCGCCAGCGCCGACTCCGCGTCCGGCTCCCGCCCCGCCACCGAAACCCCAGGCGCAGCCGACGCCCCGACCTGTTCCCGCGCCCAGCCCGCCCCCCCAGGCGGCGCCCCGACCGGTTCCGGTGCCCGGTCATGCTCCGGCACCCGGCCCGCGGCCCCTGACCCGCACGCTGCTGGTCGCGCTGTGCGTGGGGCTGGGAGCGGTGCTGGGCTTCGCGCAGCTGCCGCTCCTGCTCCCGGCGATCCAGCAACTGGGCACGCCGGGGGTGGTGGTCGCGGCTGTGCTGGGGGCGGCGGCCGGTTTCGCGGTCGGGCGCCTGGCGTGGTGGAGTCTGCCGCTCGTGCTGCCGCTCGGCGCGGGTGCAGGCGCCTTCCTCTACGCCCAGCAGGCCGGGCTCCACTGGCCGACCGTCAGCGCCCTGGGCGTCATGGCGGCCGTGCTGTCGATCTTCTTCATGCGCCTGATCCGCCGACTGTGA